aatatgttaattaatcaaacgaataagttcgttaaagacctcgggatagttttggaccttaaggcccaatgggcttcgaacgtcaagcccattaacttaagttgtatgacaacttaatgaataatgattcacaaaggcccaattagtccaaaatatcctaatggccggccatattgtttagggtagtgaacttggacttatttacaagtttgccactcaaatgaataaaggtataaatatgactttatagccaaaattcattaagggtttttcttttggagaaaattggtgagaacttgtctctccatttctctctaaagaggccggccaccttggggggtgcatcttgcaatcccactactccaaggtcactcatttcttctccaatctctccttggtgaagagacttagaggttctcaattttgggaacttggagaaacctattcttccatccaaatccatagatttaagatgcaaggaatgaaggccctctctttgggtgattagcctttgcttatgcaaagaggaatctacaaaggtataaatttcaactcactatgttttgagttgagttttggttcaccaatctactaggctttgaatttcatggttaatgttttgtttttaagtgcatgcaagcatgattccgcctttaattgttaattgcatgcttattgatgttgcttaaatgaacatgttttcacaaaatcttccttcagatAAGAGTGTTAGTTGTCTCTTgagttttgcagattttgcagatccACGGCAGAGGTGAAAAAATAAGAGAGAAACTGACACagctttttgtgtcgtttcccacaaacggcgccaaatgttgatacacaaaaccggaggggtcttggaacaacgtaaattcgaccgtgaatctgcaagaaagtgatgaacacaagatgtatcgtggttcaccccaatgtttgggctacatccacactgatattgtatttctctgagatgttgaagagggatAGAGAGAGCTTCTGAATGTGAGAGAGCTCTTCTCAATCTGAGAGGTTTAAGGGGATGAAGAGgcttaagaattggcctccctcaATGAGGAGGGTGAAAAGtgcttttatagaataagggctcctcacttattacatatttgccccttcatttattacataattacatttgagtcccctgagtatttatacgaggtctaaatacggaggccctaagcatggtacaaacaaagttaGTCTAAGGAACCGCACAATATGTCGTAACAAACACAGAGTAAAAGTCCTGAAGTTAGTCTTGTTCGAGACAATATTCTGTTTTTTTTACTCTCTAGCTATCTTTgtgcttctagaaaccctaggtCCTGTCCTGTGCCGTCAACCACTTCTATGGTGGATACGGCTCCAAATCCTTTCTATTTATCTTTCTTCCGACCTTTTGAAGGTGAAGCTACAGGGCAATTGAACTCTTCTGGTAAGAATTTCAAGTGGGTGCAGAGTACTCAAGACCAGGTACCGTATGTTTCAGAGGATGCGTCCTCATCCATTATCCCTATGCAAACTGAGCTATCTTTCAAGGATAAGTTATTGGGTATTGGGAAGAGAGTGGATGGCTATCCCAACTTGGGTACAAAGGATGACCATTTCAATATTGGGGATGGAGAATTTGAAGTCATTAATACTAAAATGAGCCTTGATATTCATTTTGCTGCTAAGGTGAAGGAACAAATGTACAAGTATTTGCATAATTTAGTCATTATTAAATTCATAAAGAAATGCCATGCCTATAATTTTGTGCTTGCTCGTTTAAAACAACAGTGGAACTTGAATGGACCGATGCAATTTGTTGACATGGCGAATTATTTCTTTATTGTCCATTTCTTACTAGAGGAAGATCTCCTTTTTGTTTTAACTGGTGGCATGTGGATTATTGATGGGCAGTATCTAGCGGTTCAGCAAAGGACACCCAACTTTTGTGCAGCGGAAGAAAAGATTTCCTATCTCATTGTTTAGGTTCGTCTTTCAGGATAACATATTGATTATGTGAATAAAGATATTGTGCATCATATTCGATACTCTCATCTGGTGCTTAAGGAGAACATATTGTGAATAGAGATCAGGATGGTGGTCAGGGAGTTATGACCATAACTGAGAACCCTCTCATTTTTGGACATCAACCACCTAGCATATCACTTCTAGTTGTTAAAGGTGTACTGAATATGATGAATAGTCAGGAATTTGACTAGTGTATTTTTTTGGTTCCTCAGAGTCCTATGAAGcagaagaggtcgcacttggtgcgatggcaagtgccttcgcccatgagcagtAGGTCTCgagttcgagacttgggagcagcctctccataaatgggggtaaggctagccgacattcacctctcccagaccctgcgtaaagcgagagccttgtgcactgagtACGACCTTTTTAGAGTCCTATAAAGCAGAAGCAAGGCGCTAGTGTGCCACCAGATACATGTATGTCTGACGCAAATGCACTTGTATGCAATGAAACATCCTCTAGTCAAGAGGATGAGTTGTcggtttgattgttgattattcATAGAACCTCTACAATCCcaattctttttgtttattgataAAATCAAAATATTTGTTTGGAATATTCGTGGAGTTGCTAGAAGACGAGCTCGTAATGTAATAaaaagttttgtttctttgcatCGAGTGGATATCTTAGTAATTTTGGAGCCTCGGACTTGTGGGGCAAAGGCTATGCAAGTTTGTAAACAATTTGGATTTTCTCGCTATGAGATTGTGGATGCTATGGGTTTCTCTGGTGGCATCTGGTGGCATATGGATCATATGGAATGATTGGCATGTGTGTATGGAGCCGATTGCATTAATGAACCAATCCATTACAATATATGTTTCCTATAATTCTGGTCCTAAATGGTTGTTTACTGCAGTATATACTAGTCCTTGTCAACAACATAGAGATAGCCTATGGTCTTTTCTTGACAGTGTAACTGTTAATAATCCTCTGCCATGGTTGTTAGCATGGAATTTTAATGAGTTGCTTTGCaacagtgaaaaaaaaatgaggtgCTAGTGGCTACAAATAGGGGGCTTTCGTTCTTGGGTTAATAATCATGGTACGGTGGACTTGGGATATTTGGGAATCAATTTACATGGAATTCATAAGATCAATTTGGAAGAATTATTAAGAAACAACTTGATAGAGGAAATATGTAGCCAACCTTGGAGATATTTGTTCTCTTACTGTTTTGTTAAACATCTTCCAAGAATGGTTTCTAATCACTGTCACTTCTCATTTGTTTGGGAAGTAATCAATTGCCGGATTCACATTTGAAACCTTTTAGATTCGAGGCTATGTGGATGATACATGCTCAATTTCAAGGTTTTGTTAAGGAAAATTGGACCGTTCACTCCGGGCACATTTGCTAGAAAATTTCAGATCTTACTTCTAAGTTATGGAGATAGAACCATGAGGTTTTTGGTCACCTTTTTCATAAGATGAAAAACTACTAGCCAGAATTGAGGGATTTCAAATATCTTTTCATAAGAAGAGCAGCCATGGCTGCCATCTCCTTCATCACCCAACCCTCATTCTTCTTCCGTCACCCACCTTCCTTCTCAGTCCGCCATGAGAGAGTTGATGGTTTCACCATCTGGTGGCAACCTATTTCTAAAAAAATCCTACTTTTTGAAACACACTTTACAAGAttcctccattgatgaacccTTTTTCAAGCTCCCACCTTTTTTGTCATCTCTAATCCAATTATAAGCCATATAAATGGCTTTGTTCTTCACCCACTTTACAAAATTACTCCATTTCTCCCATCTAGAACATTTATACTTCATCACTCAATTCACAGTTTTGTCTATTTTATTGAATGGACGAAAATGGGGCATAGTGAGACATGTACTTCTATGTAGTTTTCCTCttcacttagtattacagtctATTGGTTTCTACACTAAAGGGGTGTGGGAGTTTgctaaacctcacaatgggcttgcaataatgtggttcaaatttgcctatGGCGAATGTTGGGGCCCAAAAATGTCAAACTTCAACCCAACCAAGTCTCAAGCCCCAATTGTTATGCAAAGCCTACATTCAAGCCTAAACACATGCCAATGCATGAGATTGATGAGGAATATATTTACCAACATGCCATGCCACGATGTTTAAGCTGGATATTCACGCCAAGCTCATGCTTATTCACCACGCCATGCTTCCTTAGCCATAATTCATGCTAAGCCCAAATAAGATATTCGGGGCTTGCCAAATGGATTGTGGTGTGGATGGTTACAGAAGGTTATCGGGCCTATGTGGAATCGGGGCATGGAAGACTTTGAGTTGCTTAGGAGCCAACACATGTAAGCCCATATCCTTTGTATTTCACGCATGCATCATTGAGAGAGAACTAGCCTAGTTTATCCCTTTTCCTAGCAAGCCAACCCCCTTGGTTAGGATTAAACTGATTCTTGCATTAAATGAATGTTAAACCCAACAAGGTAAGCATTTAATGCTGACTTTCCATTCTCAGCCTGCACAGATAGCCAACGCATAAAAGCTATGAAGCGCGCTACCAAATTTAGCGAATGCAGAAGACTGCCTTGGGAAAGTTGCGCCTCGAAAATAGAAATTTGCAGGTCTTAACAGTGCAACTAGTTTACACCAAAATGGAAATAATATGATAGTTAGGGAGAAAGGAGAGGACAACCAAGCCACATAGGGATATTCCTTTGAAACCTAGAAAAGAAGTCTTCACTTACATAAGGAGGGAAAGAAGTCATTAGAAGGGGATTCAGATTAACCGAGATGATGAGATAAAGAAAATGTAGTGAGAGATAACCACCTAGGAAAAAGCCCAGAAAGTTCCATTTTAGTCCAGAAGCATATCCCAAGTCTCAAGCATCACCATTCATGCAACCTTGGCAATTTCTACAAGCCTTCTATCAAACATCTTAACCATTAGAAGCCTTGCTAACACCCTAGGAAAGCCCAAAACATGCAGCTATGAATGCCATGCAACCATGCcaaccttctctctctcatgtAAATTGATAACCTTCTAACTTCCACACCACGCTTTACTTGAGTAAGTCATTATTGATGGACACATAATTCTTACATTTATTACCCTTATATTTACATTTATTAGTGCTTGATTCTGATTATTTGGATTAAGTTTTGTAATTTATAAGGATTATGAGGCTTATTGATAAAAGTGGAATTTAACATTGTCTTAATACATCCTATTTGTTTTAGTCTTCCTAATTACATTGGCTTCatccatttaattaaatgttattttattcttaGGTTAAAGACCAAAAGGTGGGGTGATTCTTTTTTACTTATGTGGCCCAaaaaccaaattccaatcaaTGGCTTTTAAGTGAGGCCGTGGAGATGTCTTAAAAAAGAGGAATCTCAACTTGATTTGGATTCCTATTTTTTAGAGAACTTGGAACAGAGAGGCACggataaaaaggaagaagagcAGCAGAACAAGGGGACTCCGACTTCTTGGTTTTCTGGCGTGAAACAGAGAAGGCAGTAGCAGAGCACCAGCAATTCGGTTCTTTCCaagttttattttatgcatATTTTCCATAAGACTACGATGAATTCTTTGTTCATGGGGTTCTAAACTCTTAACTAAGGCTAAGAGGAAGCCCTAATTATGATTACTCTAATTATTTGATTgttcaatttttgaatttcagATTGATGATTAGTTTTCATTCACTAGTGGAATTGCAATTTTGATATTGGGTTCTTTGTGCTTGAACATAGCCTAGGATTTTGATATtgaaattatttgcatatgaatTTATTTCTGACCATGAATTGGATTCTATCGATGCTTTGTGAATGAGAATCATGAACTTATATTTTGATATGACCGTTGACGAATATTGGTTTGTGTGGCTTCTTAGAAAATTAGCTATTTGTTTGACGTGACCAAGTTGATAAGTGGTTAATTTTGTTTCTCACTGTGCTTAATTGGATTTCTACATGTTTGTGTATACCGGACCATGGATATAGAGACTATAGAAATAGTTGAGTTTAAGCCTGACCACGGTAAAATTCACATCTATTTGGGAAATTATAGGCATGTGTACGTGACCACGGACATGTGTACATAAGTTGTTTTCATTAATTTGATAATTCATGAGTTGACAATTGGATATTAGGGTACGACAATTAGTGGTGGAATCAAAGCCTTAGTGTTTTCTTACATTTGTTCTCAATCATATTTCTGTTTCAtcattgttaattttaattaatcttCGATACAAACCCAatctttatttcaatttgttaaGTAATAGTTATaggattaaattgttaaatCAACTCCGGTGGATTCGATCTTGTATTTACATATTTCCACTACAACTAATTTGTGCACTTGCGagtaaatttgggttgaattaaTCTATTTATTAGGTTAGTTTAAATTCACATCAAGTTGTTGGCGCCGTTGCCGCCGGGGATTGCTTTTTCTAATTTAAACTTTATTTGTTGCTTATCATAGTTAGTTTAGAATTTTATTTGttagtgatttttcttttatgctTTCTTCCGTGTGTTCTTCTTtcttaagttttgttttttttttttaggtactGTTCAGTTTTGTTCTATTCTGGTAGATGCAAGGACATCAATCACTCAATCTAGCACTTATTCCTATTGATCACGAACTTGAGCGGACTTTACAAAACCATCAACGGAAATATTTATCTCAAGGAGAGGTGCTCGAAACTCCACCAACTTCTAAAAAAGAATCAGAGATGGCCGCGCAAGATCGGGAAATTGTGCCGTTTAGAAGGCCGATGAGGGATTCTTTTGACCCCCAGGACTTGGATTAGCCCTCGTGCATTGCATTCCAACCTAATATTGACGGAACTTGTATGTTATCTCCTCAGCTGCTCAATATGCTTCCTCACTTCAATGGAGAATCTCTAAAAGAAGATCCTTATGCACACATTCAAGAGTTCTTCGACATATGCAAAACGCAGCACATTAGGTGACTTAGTGCCGATGAGATTAAATtgcttttatttcctttttctttaaaaGGGGATGCCAAAAAGTGGTTGTGTTCATTACCTGCCAATTCCATCACTGCTTGGGGACAATTGGCTAAAAAGTTCATAAAGAAGTTTTTTTCCCTACACACATGAAAAAACAATTGAAAAGAGAGATTCAATCCTTCGTTCAAAGAGATCGCGATTCAATTGTCCACTTTAATAAATTGCTTGTCAATTGTCCTAATCATAATCTGCCTGGAGATGAACAGGTACAAGCATTTTATGAGGGATTAAATAATTCGAATAAAGCCATTGTGGATTCCACTTGCAAAGGTATGTTAATGAAGATGAGTTATACGGAAGCAATTGAAATGTACGAGGAACTTGTAGAGAATTCGCAGCAATTTAATACAAGGGGACGCTAGGCAAAAATGAGTGCATATGCAATAAGTGCTAACGGTGTCTACAAGTGGAGATGGCTTCCACGAACAAGAATATTGAAGCACTAATCAAGACTTTATCACCTCAGAGTTCTCAACAAGTTCTCAAGTCTGATGTATGTGCAATCTGTTCAGAAAATGATCATGCTACTAATACTTGTCTGATAACTTCTTTTTCTGATAAAGAGCAAGTCAATTTTGTTGGACAAGAAGGGTAATCTTTGAAGCATAATCCATACTCAAATACATATAATCCAGGATGGAGGGATCACCCTAATTTCAGTTATGCAAATCAGCGAAATATATTAAACCCTACACAAGGTAATGTAAAGCCTCAAGGGATTGCAACTGGTTTTTCTAAATCTAAGAAGTCATCTTTGGAAGATAGTATAGCTGCCCTTACACAAAGTCCACTTGCATATCAACAAAGCACTCAAACTTTCCAGCAACAAACTCAGGCTTCTATTCAGATTACTCAAGCTTCACTTAAGAAGTTACAAACTCAAGTAAGACAGCTCGCTGATGCAATAAGTGAGGCAACACGATAAGTTTCCAAGCCAGCCGGTGACCAATCCAAAGGGCCATGAATAAGTTAATTCAATTATATCTCTTAGAAGTGGTAAACAAGTAGATAACGAGGTGGTCGTGTCTAAGAGTGATGAAAATTCTGATTCTCTAGACAACGATGATGAGAAGGGTGAAAAAAAATCTATCCTACAGTCAAATGACTTCTAAAAAGTACACAATCCCttcttcaaacaaatttgatctACCCATATCTCATGTGCCTAGAGTTCCGTTTCCTCAAAGATTGACATCATCCAAGAAGAATTCAAATTACAAGGAGATTTTGGAGTTATTCAAACAAGTGCAAATTTCTATtcctttgttagatgcaattGATCAAGTCCCTGCGTATGTTAAATTTGTCAAGGAGCTTTGTACGCCAAAACGTAAGTCAAATGTTCATAAGAAAGTATTTCTTGCTAGACGGTTTAATTCGGTAATCACTCGAAAATTCTCGCAGAAATATAAAGATCCTGGTTGCCCTACTGTCACATGTACTATTGGTGATCATACTTTCGAAAAGGCGTTGCTTGATCTAGGAGCAAGTGTCAACCTGTTGCCTTATTCTGTTTTTCTGCAATTAGGGCTTGGTGATCTGAAACCAACCTCCATTACACTGCAACTTGCAGATAGATCAATCAAAACTCCCCGTGGAATTGTTGAGGATGTGTTGGTACaagttggaaagttcacttttGATGCTGATTTTGTTATTTTAGACACAGTTTCTGTCTAAAATCCCAACAATGAAATTCCTATTATTCTTGGACGGACGTTCTTGGCTACTGTGGATGCCGTTATTCATTATAGAAGTGGGCTGTTGACGTTAGGAGTTGGTGATATCAAGGCTGAATTCAACATATTTAAAGCAAGCCGACAAGGTCCTGATTCTCTTGATTCCTTGGCTGTTTGTATGATTGAAATATTTACTCATGATTCATTTTTGCAAACATCTTTGGATGACTCTCTCAAGACATGCTTGACTCATTTTGGCATGGACTTTGATCAAGACAACGAGGTTAACATGATCAATGGAATTCTTGATGCTACCCCTGTTATGAATGTTAATAAGTGGAAATCTCAATTTGAACCACTTATTCCTTCCAAGTCAAAATTAGTTCCATCGATTGAGAAACCACCATCGCTTGAGCTCAAGTAATTACCATCTaatttgaagtatgcatttttgGGTCCTTCTGAGTCTCTACCAGTCATCATTGCTTATGATTTGACAAGTATGCAAGAAAAACAATTGATGGAAGTTCTAGCAAAACATACGACGAGTTTGGGATGGACTGTTGTGGATATAAAAGGTATTAGCCCTAGTATGTGTATGCACCGCATTCATCTTAAGGAGAATTCCAAGCCTATCTACCAATCACAGAGAAGATTAAATCCATATATGAAAAAGGTTGTTCGAGCTGAGGTATTGAAATGATTGGATGTTGGTGTTATTTATCCCATCTCTGACAGCATATGGGTTAGTCCAGTTCAAATTGTCCCTAAAAGATCTAGAATTacagtggtgaagaatgataaaGAAGAGCTTGTTCCTACCCGAATGACCATTGGTTAGCGT
This genomic interval from Malus domestica chromosome 05, GDT2T_hap1 contains the following:
- the LOC139196048 gene encoding uncharacterized protein, translating into MTSKKYTIPSSNKFDLPISHVPRVPFPQRLTSSKKNSNYKEILELFKQVQISIPLLDAIDQVPAYVKFVKELCTPKRKSNVHKKVFLARRFNSVITRKFSQKYKDPGCPTVTCTIGDHTFEKALLDLGASVNLLPYSVFLQLGLGDLKPTSITLQLADRSIKTPRGIVEDVLVQVGKFTFDADFVILDTVSV